In Strigops habroptila isolate Jane chromosome 4, bStrHab1.2.pri, whole genome shotgun sequence, a single genomic region encodes these proteins:
- the LCMT1 gene encoding leucine carboxyl methyltransferase 1 isoform X1, translating into MAAAACDGVSSAGIDEADEAVRGTCEDASVCKRFAVSVGYWKDPYIQYFVRQAKERKAPEINRGYYARVHGVSYLIKAFLKKTECNCQIVNLGAGMDTLFWRLKDENLLPRKYFEVDFPMIIARKIHHIKSKPPLSKPIMESHSGDSLLIDSHSLDSSRYSIQGADLRFSSELEEKLKKHNLDVHLPTLLVAECVLVYMTPQQSASLLKWAASTFPVAMFINYEQVNMTDRFGQIMIENLQRRQCNLAGVEVCKSLDSQRERLLLNGWETAHAIDMMKVYSFLPQADVKRIEGLEFLDEKELFEQLMQHYCICWASKDRSNLGLANIAF; encoded by the exons ATGGCGGCCGCTGCCTGTGACGGTGTGTCCTCCGCCGGCATCGACGAGGCGGACGAGGCGGTCCGGGGGACGTGCGAGGACGCGTCCGTCTGCAAACG GTTTGCTGTAAGTGTTGGCTACTGGAAGGACCCTTACATCCAGTATTTTGTGAGACaagccaaagaaagaaaagcacctGAAATCAATAGAG GCTATTACGCTCGTGTCCATGGAGTCAGTTACCTGATTAAAGCCTTTCTGAAGAAGACAGAATGCAACTGTCAGATTGTAAATCTTGGGGCTGGGATGGACACCCTGTTCTGGAGATTGAAG GATGAAAATCTTCTCCctagaaaatactttgaagtGGATTTTCCAATGAtaattgcaagaaaaatacatcacaTCAA ATCAAAACCTCCCCTGTCAAAACCAATTATGGAATCCCATTCAGGGGACTCTCTTCTAATAG ATTCTCACAGCCTGGACTCCAGTCGATATTCCATACAAGGAGCAGATCTCCGTTTCTCAtcagagctggaggaaaagCTAAAGAAACATAACCTGGATGTACA TTTGCCAACGCTGCTGGTAGCAGAGTGTGTGCTGGTTTACATGACCCCGCAGCAGTCTGCAAGTCTCCTCAAGTGGGCAGCCAGCACCTTCCCGGTGGCAATGTTCATCAACTATGAGCAG GTGAACATGACAGACCGGTTTGGACAGATCATGATTGAGAACCTGCAGAGACGACAGTGTAACCTGGCTGGGGTGGAGGTCTGCAAGTCCTTAGACTCTCAG AGGGAGCGATTGCTGCTAAATGGCTGGGAAACTGCACATGCCATTGATATGATGAAAGTGTACAGCTTTTTGCCACAGGCCGATGTCAAAAG GATAGAAGGACTTGAATTCCTAGATGAAAAGGAGCTGTTTGAACAACTAATGCAGCACTACTGCATCTGCTGGGCTTCAAAGGACAGGAGTAATCTGG GGCTTGCAAACATCGCGTTCTGA
- the LCMT1 gene encoding leucine carboxyl methyltransferase 1 isoform X2 translates to MDTLFWRLKDENLLPRKYFEVDFPMIIARKIHHIKSKPPLSKPIMESHSGDSLLIDSHSLDSSRYSIQGADLRFSSELEEKLKKHNLDVHLPTLLVAECVLVYMTPQQSASLLKWAASTFPVAMFINYEQVNMTDRFGQIMIENLQRRQCNLAGVEVCKSLDSQRERLLLNGWETAHAIDMMKVYSFLPQADVKRIEGLEFLDEKELFEQLMQHYCICWASKDRSNLGLANIAF, encoded by the exons ATGGACACCCTGTTCTGGAGATTGAAG GATGAAAATCTTCTCCctagaaaatactttgaagtGGATTTTCCAATGAtaattgcaagaaaaatacatcacaTCAA ATCAAAACCTCCCCTGTCAAAACCAATTATGGAATCCCATTCAGGGGACTCTCTTCTAATAG ATTCTCACAGCCTGGACTCCAGTCGATATTCCATACAAGGAGCAGATCTCCGTTTCTCAtcagagctggaggaaaagCTAAAGAAACATAACCTGGATGTACA TTTGCCAACGCTGCTGGTAGCAGAGTGTGTGCTGGTTTACATGACCCCGCAGCAGTCTGCAAGTCTCCTCAAGTGGGCAGCCAGCACCTTCCCGGTGGCAATGTTCATCAACTATGAGCAG GTGAACATGACAGACCGGTTTGGACAGATCATGATTGAGAACCTGCAGAGACGACAGTGTAACCTGGCTGGGGTGGAGGTCTGCAAGTCCTTAGACTCTCAG AGGGAGCGATTGCTGCTAAATGGCTGGGAAACTGCACATGCCATTGATATGATGAAAGTGTACAGCTTTTTGCCACAGGCCGATGTCAAAAG GATAGAAGGACTTGAATTCCTAGATGAAAAGGAGCTGTTTGAACAACTAATGCAGCACTACTGCATCTGCTGGGCTTCAAAGGACAGGAGTAATCTGG GGCTTGCAAACATCGCGTTCTGA